The Alkalinema sp. FACHB-956 sequence GTTTCGTTACTAGCGGTTGAGGGATATGAACTATTACAAGCGGAGAGTGGCCCTGTGGCCATCAATAAAGTGTTGGAGGAAGATCCCGATCTCATCCTATTGGATGTGATGATGCCGGGAATGGATGGCTATGAGGTGTGTCGGCGGCTTAAGTCCGATGAGCATACAAGACTGATCCCGATCGTGTTTGTGACTGCCTTGGACGATCGTCGAGCGCGTCTGCGGGGGATTGAGGCCGGGGGCGATGATTTTATTACCAAACCCTTCGACCAGTTGGAACTTTCGGCGCGGGTTCGTTCTCTTGTGCGGCAGCGGCGGCTCAATCAAGATTTGGATCATGCGGAGAAGGTGCTGTTTTCCATCGCCCGCACTGTGGAAAGCCGGGATCCCAATACAGGGGATCATTGTGAGCGGTTAGTGCAGCGGGGCAACGCCTTTGGGGAGTTCCTGAAAATGTCGCGATCGGAGATTCGCGATCTGATGTGGGGCGGCTACCTCCATGACATTGGCAAAGTGGGCATTCCGGACGCGATCTTGCTGAAACCGGGCAAGTTTACGCCGGAGGAAGTGGAAATTATGAAGCAGCATGTGCTGATTGGGGAGCGCATTTGCCAACCCCTGCGAACCATGCGAGGTGTCATCCCGATTATTCGCCATCACCATGAGCGCTGGGATGGTTCCGGCTATCCCGATCGCCTCAAGGGAGGGGAGATTCCCTTTCTGGCTCAGGTGTTCCAGATTATTGATATCTACGATGCGCTGACCAGCGAACGCCCCTATAAACATGCGTTTACCCCCGAAGAGGCGCTGGGCATTCTCCAACAGGAAACGGCCAAAGGGTGGCGCAATCCTGATTTGGTCAAGTTATTTTCTGAGTTTATTTACACCACCGAGATTCACAAGCCTTCGCGGGATGTCTGGATGGGGCGATACGTGAAACGGTCTTCCTTCCACCGCAGTGTGTCTTAGTGGGTACCGTTCTGCTGAAATGGGACGGTTCTGGAAATTTTCCGACTTCTGCCCTTGCTTGGGTGTCCCCTTGCTCCTCTATACTCCCTTATGGAATTTGGCGGAGTAGAGTTCATGGTTGCGATCGCAATTTTGGCAGCAGGCAAAGGAACCAGGATGAAGTCGGATTTGCCGAAGGTGCTGCATTCGTTGGGGAATCGATCTTTAGTAGAGCGGGTACTGGATACGGGGGCTACGTTGAATCCAGAGCGCCAAATTGCGATCGTGGGATACCGCAGTGAGCTAGTGCGGGAAGCCCTGGGTCATCGATCGGTGGAATTTGTGGAGCAGACGGAGCAATTGGGCACGGGCCATGCGGTGCAGCAACTGTTGCCATACCTCACGGATTTTCAAGGTGATTTGCTGGTGCTGAATGGGGATGTGCCATTGCTACGGCCAGAAACGCTGCAAAATCTCTTGAAAACCCATCAGGATCACCAAAATGCGGCCACGATTCTGACGGCACAGTTGCCTAACCCCAAAGGTTATGGTCGGGTGTTTTGCGATGAGGCGGGCTACTTGACCGCGATTATTGAAGATCGGGACTGTACGCCGGAACAGCGGCAAAATTGCCGGGTCAATGCGGGGATTTATTGCTTCCGTTGGCCGGATTTGGCAGCGGTGTTGCCCAAGCTGACGGCGGAGAATGATCAAAACGAGTATTACCTCACGGATGCAGTGAATTTCCTCAAGCCAGTGATGGTCATGGATGTACCGGACTATCAGGAAATCTGGGGTATTAACGATCGCCGCCAGTTGACTAATGCCTATCAGATTTTGCAAACCCGGATCAAAACTAATTGGATGCTCCAGGGCGTGACGATCGTTGATCCGGCCAGTGTGACGATCGATGACACGGTGGAACTGCAACCGAATGCAGTAATCGAGCCGCAAACCCACCTACGGGGTAACACAAAAATTAGTGCAGGCTGTCGGATTGGCCCGGGGAGCCTAATTGAAAACAGCACGATCGGCGAAAACACCACGGTTCTCTATTCCGTCGTGACCGATAGCACCGTTGCTTCTGGAACCTGTGTGGGCCCCTATGCTCACCTCAAGGCGCAGGCATCGGTTGGTTCTGGCTGCCGGATTGGTAACTTTGTGGAAGTGAAGAATTCCCAAATTGGCGATCGCACGAATGTTTCTCACCTGTCCTACATCGGGGATGCAACCCTGGGGCAGCAGGTTAACGTGGGTGCGGGGACGATTACGGTGAACTACGACGGTAAATACAAGCACCGCACTGTGATTGGCGATCGCACCCGGATTGGTTCTAACTGTTCCCTCGTGGCTCCCTTGACGATCGGTTCGGATGTCACAACGGCGGCGGGTTCCACAATTGTGGAAGATTTGCCCAATGACTGTCTGGCGATCGCTCGGGTAAAACAGGTGGTGAAGCCCGGTTGGCGACCCAAGTGGCTGCGTCAGGGGGCGACTTCGGCGGAATAAGGTCGGTTCTGCGTCGGCGTGTTCTGGCGTGTTCTAAGGGGAAACCCGACAAGAGCTGGGGCGGGTGCAAGATTCCTCGGAGGCTTCATTACTCGGAGGCTGGCGTGGCTTGGGATTTGCGGCGGCGGCAGCGATCGGAGCAATACTTCACCTCGTCCCAGCAGTCTGCCCACTTTTTGCGCCAGGTCATGGGGAGGCCACAGACGGCACAAGGTTTGCTGGGAAAGTCGGATTTCTTACGCTGTTTAGCCATGGGGTTCGATCGAGAAAGATAAGCAACCGGGTCGGAGAACCCAGGATAGATAACAGTCGGGATAGAAGAAGCATGACCCTTTTAAATTGTATCCGGATTGTTTTGGTGGAACCGGCGGGGGCGCGCAACGTGGGGTCGATCGCGCGGGTGATGAAGAATATGGGGCTACAACAGCTTTGGATCGTCAAGCCAGAGTGCGATCCCCTGGGGCTGGAGGCGCAGCATATGGCCGTTCATGCGAAGGAAATTTTGGCCTCGGCGCGCATCGTGGACAGCTTGCCAGCGGCGCTCCAGGGCTGTGGTCGATCGATTGCGACCGTGGGGCGGGAGACGCCGCGATCGGTGGAACCGCTGCGATCGGTGTTGCCTTGGTTGCTCGATCGGGACTCTGCGAAGGTTGGCGATCACGCCCTCGGCGGCGATGTTGCGATCATTTTTGGTCGTGAGGATCATGGGTTGAGTAACGAAGAGTTGCAGTATGCCCAGCGGCTGGTGACGATTCCAACCCATCCCGCCTATCCATCGCTCAACCTGGCCCAGGCGGTTGGGATTGTCTG is a genomic window containing:
- a CDS encoding HD domain-containing phosphohydrolase is translated as MNSLDLERPKVLVVDDHPSSRMAAVSLLAVEGYELLQAESGPVAINKVLEEDPDLILLDVMMPGMDGYEVCRRLKSDEHTRLIPIVFVTALDDRRARLRGIEAGGDDFITKPFDQLELSARVRSLVRQRRLNQDLDHAEKVLFSIARTVESRDPNTGDHCERLVQRGNAFGEFLKMSRSEIRDLMWGGYLHDIGKVGIPDAILLKPGKFTPEEVEIMKQHVLIGERICQPLRTMRGVIPIIRHHHERWDGSGYPDRLKGGEIPFLAQVFQIIDIYDALTSERPYKHAFTPEEALGILQQETAKGWRNPDLVKLFSEFIYTTEIHKPSRDVWMGRYVKRSSFHRSVS
- the glmU gene encoding bifunctional UDP-N-acetylglucosamine diphosphorylase/glucosamine-1-phosphate N-acetyltransferase GlmU, which gives rise to MVAIAILAAGKGTRMKSDLPKVLHSLGNRSLVERVLDTGATLNPERQIAIVGYRSELVREALGHRSVEFVEQTEQLGTGHAVQQLLPYLTDFQGDLLVLNGDVPLLRPETLQNLLKTHQDHQNAATILTAQLPNPKGYGRVFCDEAGYLTAIIEDRDCTPEQRQNCRVNAGIYCFRWPDLAAVLPKLTAENDQNEYYLTDAVNFLKPVMVMDVPDYQEIWGINDRRQLTNAYQILQTRIKTNWMLQGVTIVDPASVTIDDTVELQPNAVIEPQTHLRGNTKISAGCRIGPGSLIENSTIGENTTVLYSVVTDSTVASGTCVGPYAHLKAQASVGSGCRIGNFVEVKNSQIGDRTNVSHLSYIGDATLGQQVNVGAGTITVNYDGKYKHRTVIGDRTRIGSNCSLVAPLTIGSDVTTAAGSTIVEDLPNDCLAIARVKQVVKPGWRPKWLRQGATSAE
- a CDS encoding DUF2256 domain-containing protein — translated: MAKQRKKSDFPSKPCAVCGLPMTWRKKWADCWDEVKYCSDRCRRRKSQATPASE
- a CDS encoding RNA methyltransferase; amino-acid sequence: MTLLNCIRIVLVEPAGARNVGSIARVMKNMGLQQLWIVKPECDPLGLEAQHMAVHAKEILASARIVDSLPAALQGCGRSIATVGRETPRSVEPLRSVLPWLLDRDSAKVGDHALGGDVAIIFGREDHGLSNEELQYAQRLVTIPTHPAYPSLNLAQAVGIVCYELFQVQGQESKLGDPSRGSEGPLSGDPPAPFQALEAFYQGLEVLLLQIGYLYPKTAFSRMQKFRRLLNRSQPSAAEVAMLRGILRQAHWALGQGRSTTGQPNDDAMIEGKSDRAIELDCIDRKMSDGME